The following coding sequences lie in one Bacillota bacterium genomic window:
- a CDS encoding acyl-CoA dehydratase activase → MSHYIGVDVGSLTTKVVVIDDREEVLFSTYLRNAGGPIEAIQRGFAEVWSRFGERLRVTGVGTTGSGRLLAAIMVGADCVKNEITAHATAARHVEPDVRTVIDIGGQDSKIIFIRQGVPVGFNMNSVCAAGTGSFLDHQASRLGVPIEEFGEYALRSRSPVRIAGRCGVFAESDLIHKQQMGYRREDLIAGLCIALVSNYLANVARGKRIEPIVLFQGGVAANVGIRAALETQLGMPIRVPRHFKVMGALGAALLARQDMLSNPRTSAFRGAERIAAFSCLPRSFICRDCANLCEINELYIDGSLHSRWGSRCGKWEDLSLSSAGRDSNEEAPLRLLSDAGAIMGARR, encoded by the coding sequence ATGTCGCATTACATAGGGGTGGACGTGGGGAGCCTTACCACCAAAGTGGTGGTCATCGACGACAGGGAAGAGGTCCTCTTTTCCACGTACTTGCGCAACGCAGGAGGCCCTATCGAGGCCATCCAGCGCGGGTTCGCGGAAGTCTGGTCCCGTTTCGGTGAGCGCTTGCGGGTGACCGGCGTGGGGACTACCGGTTCGGGGCGCCTGCTGGCTGCCATTATGGTAGGGGCGGACTGCGTCAAGAACGAAATCACGGCCCATGCCACCGCGGCCCGGCATGTGGAGCCCGACGTGCGCACCGTCATCGACATCGGCGGGCAGGACTCCAAGATCATCTTCATCCGCCAGGGAGTCCCCGTGGGCTTCAACATGAACAGCGTGTGCGCGGCCGGTACGGGTTCCTTCCTGGATCACCAGGCCAGCCGCCTGGGGGTGCCCATCGAGGAATTCGGGGAATACGCCCTGAGGTCGCGCAGCCCCGTGCGCATTGCCGGGCGTTGTGGCGTTTTTGCTGAGTCTGACCTCATCCACAAACAGCAGATGGGTTACCGCCGGGAAGATCTCATCGCCGGGCTGTGCATTGCCCTGGTCAGCAACTACCTGGCCAACGTGGCCCGCGGCAAGCGCATCGAGCCCATAGTGCTGTTCCAGGGCGGAGTGGCTGCCAACGTGGGTATCCGTGCAGCCCTGGAAACCCAGTTGGGGATGCCTATCAGGGTGCCGCGGCACTTCAAGGTGATGGGAGCCCTGGGTGCGGCCCTGCTTGCCCGGCAGGATATGCTCAGCAACCCCCGCACGTCCGCGTTCCGGGGGGCGGAGCGCATCGCCGCCTTCTCCTGCCTGCCCCGCAGTTTCATCTGCCGGGACTGCGCCAACCTGTGCGAGATCAACGAGCTGTACATAGACGGTAGCCTGCACAGCCGGTGGGGTTCCCGGTGCGGAAAGTGGGAGGATCTTTCCCTGTCCTCGGCGGGGCGAGACAGTAACGAAGAAGCCCCCCTGCGTCTTTTGAGTGATGCCGGCGCAATCATGGGGGCGCGAAGGTAG
- a CDS encoding aldehyde ferredoxin oxidoreductase family protein — translation MYGWTGRMLRVDLTAGTATAEELCPHDLHVFVGARGLGSKLLYDAGAYDVDPFAPENPLIFATGPLTGTYAPSAGRYNVLCRSPLTGAIAASNSGGYWAPELKFAGFDLIYVTGKAAAPVYLWVHDGKAEIRPADGLWGKTVSETEYAVRARTHPEAKVACIGPAGERLVRIACVVNDRSRAAGRSGVGAVMGSKNLKAIAVRGTGPVRVADKEAFKAARKRAMEKILTHPVTSAGLPAYGTAVLVNVINAHGAFPTRNFQTGVFPEADRISGETLAKEYLVRKKACFACSMACGRPTAIPSGPYRGAGEGPEYEAAWALGADCGVSDLAAVTHANWQCNEMGIDPISYGATLACAMELYQRGYLSKEQAGRELRWGDGHLLVEGVRLTAFREGIGNLLAEGSYRMASEFGHPELAMTAKKQEYPAYEPRAVQGIGLSYATSNRGGCHVRGYTIAPEVLGIPEKLDPLVADNKAFWVKTFQDATALVDSSGLCLFVTFAIGVPEIADLLAAATGEAYTAESGLLAGERVWNLERMFNLKAGFTRADDTLAPRLLSEPMPEGPARGQVSRIDLMLPEYYRLRGWDEEGRPTEATLARLGLRW, via the coding sequence ATGTACGGCTGGACGGGCAGGATGCTGCGGGTTGACCTTACCGCAGGGACCGCGACGGCGGAAGAACTCTGCCCCCACGACCTCCACGTTTTCGTGGGCGCCCGCGGCCTGGGGTCCAAGTTGCTGTACGATGCCGGCGCCTATGATGTCGATCCTTTTGCGCCGGAGAACCCCCTCATTTTCGCCACCGGCCCACTGACGGGCACGTATGCTCCCTCGGCGGGACGGTACAACGTACTCTGCCGTAGCCCGCTCACCGGGGCCATAGCTGCCTCCAACTCGGGCGGCTACTGGGCACCGGAGCTTAAGTTCGCCGGGTTCGACCTGATATACGTTACGGGAAAGGCGGCCGCCCCCGTCTACCTCTGGGTCCACGACGGCAAGGCCGAGATCAGGCCGGCCGACGGGCTGTGGGGCAAGACGGTCTCCGAGACGGAGTACGCGGTACGGGCCCGAACCCACCCGGAGGCTAAGGTGGCCTGCATTGGCCCCGCTGGTGAGCGTCTCGTCAGGATCGCCTGCGTGGTGAATGACAGGAGCCGGGCGGCCGGGCGGTCGGGCGTGGGGGCCGTGATGGGCTCCAAGAATCTGAAGGCCATTGCCGTGCGGGGCACCGGGCCGGTGCGGGTGGCCGATAAGGAAGCATTCAAGGCGGCCCGGAAGCGGGCCATGGAGAAGATCCTGACCCACCCCGTCACGTCCGCTGGCCTGCCCGCCTATGGTACCGCGGTGCTGGTGAACGTCATCAACGCCCACGGAGCGTTTCCGACCCGCAACTTCCAGACCGGGGTCTTCCCTGAGGCGGACCGCATCAGCGGCGAAACGCTGGCCAAAGAATACCTGGTACGCAAGAAGGCGTGCTTCGCGTGTTCCATGGCGTGCGGGCGGCCCACGGCGATCCCCTCCGGTCCGTACCGGGGAGCAGGTGAGGGCCCCGAGTATGAGGCAGCCTGGGCGCTGGGGGCCGACTGCGGCGTGTCCGACCTGGCGGCCGTAACCCATGCCAACTGGCAGTGCAACGAAATGGGTATTGACCCCATTTCCTACGGGGCCACCCTGGCGTGCGCCATGGAACTGTACCAGCGCGGTTACCTCAGCAAAGAGCAGGCGGGCCGGGAACTGCGTTGGGGAGACGGCCATTTGCTGGTGGAAGGGGTGCGGCTTACTGCGTTCCGGGAGGGAATCGGGAACCTACTGGCGGAGGGGTCCTACCGCATGGCCAGTGAGTTCGGTCATCCCGAACTGGCCATGACCGCCAAGAAGCAGGAGTACCCCGCTTACGAGCCGCGGGCGGTCCAGGGGATCGGGCTCAGCTACGCTACCTCCAACCGGGGTGGGTGCCATGTGCGCGGGTACACCATTGCCCCGGAGGTGCTGGGCATCCCCGAAAAGCTGGATCCCCTGGTGGCCGATAACAAGGCTTTCTGGGTTAAGACGTTCCAGGACGCCACCGCCCTGGTCGATTCCAGCGGGCTGTGCCTGTTCGTCACCTTCGCCATCGGGGTCCCAGAGATCGCGGACCTGCTGGCGGCTGCCACCGGCGAGGCTTACACCGCCGAAAGCGGCCTGCTGGCCGGCGAGCGCGTCTGGAACCTGGAGCGCATGTTCAACCTCAAGGCGGGTTTCACCCGGGCGGACGATACCCTGGCGCCGCGCCTGCTCTCCGAACCCATGCCGGAGGGACCGGCCCGGGGTCAGGTGTCACGCATCGACCTGATGCTGCCCGAGTACTATCGGCTCCGGGGATGGGACGAAGAAGGCCGGCCCACGGAGGCAACCCTGGCCCGCCTCGGGCTTAGGTGGTAG
- a CDS encoding DUF2325 domain-containing protein yields the protein MSAGSEEGIWGRLNEVEVRLLLGCLPRSVLAGLARDLGVSVKGWRLETAPARLLARQLAVSWARQADLRPALLHAILSHVHELVWMIEGLPVAALRSHIPGWVERWGAPAVALCLELDDRITVQKLAPSLWARAQAEDKGEEAPTPPPAGTDKVERELAKRERRQRRLLQERDQTIARLEKEVAALEQKLAQREQEKARWMEAARRLEREKGELVSQLEALRGETDRLCQELQEPLALQGRVSELAAALAQAESQAQGYQASCAQLSARVQDLEGQVAALTRELEARDTQIDQLRARLAQRDTEAVRVPRRPDSSQVLDRLVTDLERIVRSVPPAITGPVQFQQGWGISCGGVRVALPDDLARGLRLLEGDEVGLSASPAGGVRVYLTGRVQRRTVLGYLRLGEEPVVRTLDGEEWLLAPGEAQAVGAAEGDPVTIEVPEGARPGDVRARVVQVHRAENPVPAPGIRLRRVRTVRRKAPAAPEADTQELFPGDWLKDWRILVVGGDGQEQWYRQAVEQRGGIFEWHSGFEGLRPLAGKVRTADIIVLVTSRMSHKASDLVREASEKFTKKLVYCNELGAGALVRSLAGALLPVRQEPG from the coding sequence GTGTCAGCGGGGAGCGAAGAGGGCATTTGGGGACGGCTGAATGAAGTCGAGGTCAGGCTGTTGCTGGGTTGCCTGCCCCGCAGCGTGCTGGCGGGGCTCGCGCGCGACCTGGGCGTGTCGGTGAAGGGCTGGCGCCTGGAAACGGCTCCTGCCAGGCTGCTGGCCCGGCAACTGGCTGTCTCCTGGGCGCGTCAGGCCGACCTGCGCCCGGCCCTGCTCCACGCCATCTTGAGCCACGTGCACGAGTTGGTCTGGATGATCGAGGGTTTGCCCGTGGCTGCCTTGCGATCTCATATTCCGGGGTGGGTGGAGCGTTGGGGGGCACCGGCAGTTGCCCTCTGTCTGGAACTGGACGACCGGATCACCGTACAGAAGCTGGCCCCTTCCCTTTGGGCTCGTGCCCAGGCGGAGGATAAGGGGGAAGAGGCCCCCACGCCACCTCCGGCCGGGACGGATAAGGTAGAGCGGGAACTGGCCAAACGCGAGAGGCGGCAGCGGCGCCTGCTACAGGAGCGAGACCAGACCATCGCCCGGCTCGAGAAAGAAGTGGCGGCTCTCGAACAGAAACTGGCCCAGCGTGAACAGGAGAAGGCGCGATGGATGGAGGCGGCCCGCCGCCTGGAGAGAGAGAAGGGAGAACTGGTATCCCAGCTTGAGGCCCTGCGGGGTGAGACGGACAGGTTGTGCCAGGAACTCCAAGAGCCCCTGGCCCTGCAGGGTAGGGTGTCAGAGCTGGCCGCCGCTCTGGCTCAGGCTGAGTCCCAGGCCCAGGGGTACCAGGCCAGCTGCGCCCAACTCAGCGCCCGGGTGCAGGATCTGGAGGGACAGGTGGCTGCCCTCACCCGGGAACTGGAGGCGCGGGATACCCAGATCGACCAGTTGCGTGCCCGGCTTGCGCAGCGGGATACCGAGGCGGTGCGGGTGCCAAGGCGTCCGGACTCCTCTCAGGTGCTGGACAGGCTGGTGACCGATCTGGAGCGAATCGTGCGCTCGGTGCCCCCGGCCATCACGGGCCCGGTCCAGTTCCAGCAGGGGTGGGGGATATCCTGTGGGGGTGTTCGGGTTGCCCTCCCAGATGATCTGGCCCGGGGATTGCGCCTCCTGGAGGGCGACGAGGTGGGGCTGTCAGCCTCCCCGGCCGGGGGCGTGCGCGTGTACCTCACCGGGCGTGTGCAGCGAAGAACCGTGCTGGGGTACCTGCGTCTGGGAGAAGAGCCCGTGGTGCGCACGCTCGATGGAGAGGAGTGGCTGTTGGCGCCTGGAGAGGCACAGGCGGTGGGTGCCGCCGAGGGCGACCCCGTGACCATCGAAGTCCCCGAGGGTGCCCGGCCCGGGGATGTACGGGCACGGGTGGTGCAGGTACACCGGGCGGAAAACCCCGTGCCGGCGCCCGGTATCCGCCTGCGCCGGGTTCGGACCGTACGCCGGAAGGCTCCCGCCGCACCGGAAGCCGATACCCAGGAGTTGTTCCCGGGCGATTGGCTCAAAGACTGGCGCATCCTGGTGGTGGGCGGGGACGGGCAGGAGCAGTGGTACCGGCAGGCGGTGGAGCAGAGGGGCGGCATTTTCGAATGGCACAGTGGCTTCGAGGGCCTGCGGCCCCTCGCCGGCAAGGTGCGCACGGCCGACATCATCGTGCTGGTGACGAGCAGGATGAGCCACAAGGCTTCCGACCTGGTGCGGGAGGCCAGCGAGAAGTTCACCAAGAAGCTGGTGTATTGCAACGAGCTGGGGGCGGGGGCGCTGGTGCGCAGCCTGGCAGGTGCCCTCCTCCCTGTTCGGCAGGAACCGGGTTGA
- a CDS encoding FAD-dependent oxidoreductase: MRHVIVGNGPAGFTAACTIRSLDPQAHVTVLTDEPHPFYSRVLTSYFIAGEVGKDALFLARAEDYRDRGITLLAGREVVAVRRGGEGGWVDVDDGTSLEWDRLLLATGSEPVRLEVPGADLPGVLSLRTLADAEAIAARARPGSSALVIGGGMIGFKATEGLLGRGVRVTMAVTSRHVLSQALDAEAGHLVGEMLARHGVTVITGVDVVGFSARRDGLVAELSDGQAVTCDLAVVGKGVAPRTALARHLGLRVNRGIVCDENMATSCPGVFAAGDVAEVYDPSRGEARVNALWPNAVAQGRVAGTNMVRGPRQAFWGGIGRNALCLGDIRIISGGLVAPRGDGYEEVKVRGSDFYRKLVMQGDRAVGAIFVGDLTGAGVVMAYVQSEQPAPGLADAFRRGCLHAAYVRRHCFAHR, translated from the coding sequence ATGCGCCATGTCATCGTGGGGAACGGGCCGGCCGGGTTCACGGCTGCGTGCACCATCAGGTCTCTTGACCCTCAGGCGCACGTGACCGTATTGACGGATGAGCCTCATCCCTTTTACTCCCGGGTGTTGACCTCGTATTTCATCGCCGGGGAGGTCGGAAAGGACGCCCTGTTCCTGGCGCGCGCAGAAGACTACCGTGACCGCGGCATCACCCTGCTGGCGGGCCGGGAGGTTGTGGCCGTGCGCCGCGGCGGAGAGGGCGGATGGGTGGACGTGGACGACGGGACCAGTTTGGAGTGGGACCGGCTCCTGCTGGCCACTGGTTCCGAACCCGTCCGCCTCGAGGTTCCCGGTGCCGACCTGCCTGGCGTGCTGAGCCTGCGTACACTGGCAGATGCCGAGGCCATCGCCGCCCGCGCCCGGCCCGGTAGTAGCGCCCTGGTCATCGGGGGCGGTATGATCGGCTTCAAGGCCACCGAGGGCCTGCTCGGGCGGGGGGTGCGGGTGACCATGGCCGTTACCTCCCGGCACGTCCTGTCCCAGGCTCTCGACGCGGAAGCGGGCCACCTGGTGGGGGAAATGCTGGCCCGCCACGGTGTCACCGTAATCACCGGGGTGGACGTGGTGGGGTTCTCGGCCCGGAGAGATGGCCTGGTGGCCGAGCTTTCCGACGGGCAGGCGGTAACCTGCGACCTGGCCGTGGTCGGTAAGGGCGTTGCTCCTCGGACGGCCCTGGCCCGTCACCTGGGTTTGCGGGTCAACCGCGGCATCGTGTGTGATGAGAACATGGCGACCTCCTGCCCCGGCGTGTTCGCGGCCGGGGATGTGGCCGAGGTGTACGATCCCTCCCGCGGCGAGGCCCGGGTTAACGCCCTCTGGCCCAATGCAGTGGCCCAGGGTCGGGTGGCGGGGACGAACATGGTGCGGGGACCCCGCCAGGCCTTCTGGGGAGGGATTGGGCGCAACGCTCTCTGCCTGGGAGACATCAGGATCATCAGCGGTGGTCTGGTGGCCCCCCGCGGCGACGGCTATGAAGAGGTGAAGGTACGGGGTTCCGACTTCTACCGCAAGCTGGTGATGCAGGGGGACCGGGCCGTGGGCGCCATCTTCGTGGGGGATCTCACCGGGGCTGGGGTGGTAATGGCCTACGTCCAGTCGGAGCAGCCCGCCCCCGGCCTGGCCGATGCTTTCCGCCGCGGTTGCCTCCACGCTGCCTACGTGCGCCGCCACTGTTTCGCTCACCGCTGA
- a CDS encoding D-2-hydroxyacid dehydrogenase, which translates to MVELTVLALSRLSDRGAAAIEAVAPGIRVLRADTREAAEQLVEEADVIYGTRLSGPAAARARRLKWVHAPAAGVDRLLTPELVSSPVLVTCSRGLHAHSLSEHTFALMLALARRLPDFWEDRRFRRWERREGRVLAGGTLLVLGLGAVGVEVARKGVAFGMRVLGIRRAPGPVPGVEEVAGPDSLHRMLGRADWVVLCVPLTAETRKMIGERELKAMKPSACLINVARGEVVDEPALVAALKAGWIAGAGLDVFATEPLPPQSELWGLPNVVLTPHMGGSMEDYEERALEIFVDNLRRFLAGEPLLNVVDKQRGY; encoded by the coding sequence ATGGTGGAACTGACAGTACTGGCGTTGAGCAGGTTGAGCGACCGTGGGGCCGCGGCCATCGAGGCTGTGGCGCCCGGGATCCGGGTATTGAGGGCTGATACCAGGGAAGCGGCAGAGCAACTGGTCGAGGAGGCAGACGTGATCTACGGTACGCGCCTGAGCGGCCCGGCTGCAGCCCGGGCCCGGCGCCTTAAATGGGTGCACGCGCCTGCCGCCGGGGTGGACCGGCTACTCACTCCCGAACTGGTATCCAGCCCCGTGCTGGTTACCTGTTCGCGGGGTCTGCATGCGCACTCCCTGTCGGAGCACACCTTCGCCCTCATGCTCGCTCTGGCCCGCCGTTTGCCCGACTTCTGGGAGGACCGGCGCTTTCGGCGCTGGGAAAGGCGGGAAGGCCGGGTCCTGGCAGGCGGGACGCTGCTGGTGCTGGGTCTGGGGGCGGTGGGGGTAGAGGTAGCCCGCAAGGGCGTCGCGTTCGGCATGCGGGTCCTGGGCATCAGGCGTGCACCGGGTCCCGTCCCCGGCGTGGAAGAGGTAGCGGGGCCGGACTCCCTGCACCGCATGCTGGGCCGCGCCGACTGGGTGGTCCTGTGCGTGCCTCTTACGGCGGAAACCCGGAAGATGATCGGGGAACGCGAACTGAAGGCCATGAAGCCCTCCGCCTGCCTGATCAACGTAGCCCGGGGAGAGGTGGTGGACGAACCCGCCCTGGTGGCGGCCCTGAAAGCAGGGTGGATTGCGGGGGCGGGGCTGGACGTATTCGCCACCGAGCCCTTGCCTCCCCAGAGCGAGCTCTGGGGCCTGCCCAACGTGGTCCTCACGCCCCACATGGGCGGCAGCATGGAGGATTACGAGGAGCGGGCCCTGGAGATATTCGTGGATAACCTGCGCCGTTTTCTCGCGGGAGAGCCCCTCTTGAACGTGGTGGACAAGCAGCGTGGCTATTGA
- a CDS encoding acyl-CoA dehydratase activase-related protein: MARVGIPRAFSYYYFYPFFRGFLGALGAEVVLSPRSSRRTLDLMQACPTDEPCVSVKMCFAHAAWLRSARVDFFFLPYLVSVDPANYLCPKMIGITDMVRVGLGLADQVVLAPVVDRKDRPATWQQTFHEVAARLGVGDPGRVRTALEAAEREQALFRRLCSEGMTVPEAIARLEGRELPRPRRYSAQARRDPYLRIGVAGHAYILYDLIGHDIVGRLREYGQVLTCEMVDDLAARREMATIFEGEKMWYIEGHLLGAVLHWLRRGLVDKLVLVQAFECGPMSIVENFIQEEADAHGIPLLVLTLDEQTGEAGLVTRLEAFIDTSPVADSRTLRVSPLLHTTVLPQRGPEPRQLKAGVITMGSLDVGVRAMLQECGVEVVRLPRLGKETVELGKELAPEFICFPMVTLLGEMRHLLDRGANMILMVMGKGKCRLGWYAQVQELLLRRYGYQFEMPSFNSPLPLRTNWGSFARVVKHVAGGASWPRIIRAFRFGWRKVVLMDEGERLLRRWRAFEEERGAADRVYQRFLVGLDRASSYREINRAWDDFRAELDALPTLDTDPLHVRVVGEIYVLLEPLVNKDLEKIVGTRVEQRVWVHRELCASDWFRLHVFCDRNLRRREEYVRHAGHPYLRELVGGHGAESVGGAVLAPREGMDGVLHLMPFTCMPEIVAQNVLVQAADEHDIPILTFIMSEQTGEAGMITRVEAFLDLLEERRRVRRSSWVPDRRGEVVCRIT; the protein is encoded by the coding sequence ATGGCGAGGGTCGGAATCCCCCGCGCCTTTTCGTATTACTACTTCTATCCCTTCTTCCGGGGCTTCCTCGGGGCACTGGGGGCCGAGGTGGTCCTCTCGCCGCGAAGTTCGCGCCGCACCCTGGACCTCATGCAGGCGTGTCCCACAGACGAGCCCTGCGTTTCGGTGAAGATGTGCTTCGCTCACGCCGCCTGGTTGCGGTCGGCGCGGGTGGACTTCTTTTTCCTGCCTTACCTGGTGAGCGTGGATCCAGCCAACTACCTGTGTCCGAAGATGATCGGGATAACGGACATGGTGAGGGTGGGTCTGGGGCTGGCCGACCAGGTGGTGCTGGCACCCGTGGTGGACCGCAAGGACCGCCCGGCCACCTGGCAGCAGACTTTCCACGAAGTGGCGGCCCGCCTCGGGGTGGGTGATCCCGGGCGGGTGCGGACGGCGCTGGAAGCGGCCGAGCGTGAGCAGGCCCTGTTCCGGCGGCTGTGCAGCGAGGGGATGACCGTCCCCGAGGCCATCGCCCGTCTGGAGGGGAGAGAGCTGCCCCGGCCGCGGCGATACTCGGCCCAGGCGCGGCGGGATCCGTACCTGCGCATCGGCGTTGCGGGCCACGCTTATATACTTTACGACCTGATCGGTCACGACATCGTGGGTCGCTTGCGGGAGTACGGGCAGGTGCTCACGTGCGAGATGGTGGATGACCTGGCCGCCCGGCGGGAAATGGCCACGATCTTCGAGGGCGAGAAAATGTGGTACATAGAGGGACACCTGCTGGGGGCGGTGCTCCACTGGTTACGCAGAGGCTTGGTGGACAAGCTGGTGCTCGTCCAGGCCTTCGAATGCGGGCCCATGTCCATCGTGGAAAACTTCATACAGGAGGAGGCGGACGCGCACGGGATTCCCCTGCTTGTCCTCACGCTGGACGAGCAGACGGGGGAAGCGGGACTGGTGACGCGGCTGGAAGCATTCATTGATACGTCCCCCGTAGCGGACAGCCGGACCTTGCGTGTCTCCCCCCTGCTTCACACCACCGTCCTACCCCAACGGGGGCCCGAGCCACGCCAGCTCAAGGCGGGCGTGATCACCATGGGTAGCCTGGACGTGGGGGTGCGCGCCATGCTCCAGGAGTGTGGCGTGGAGGTGGTCAGGCTTCCCCGCCTGGGCAAAGAGACGGTGGAACTGGGCAAGGAACTGGCTCCCGAGTTCATTTGCTTCCCTATGGTTACTTTGCTGGGGGAGATGCGCCACCTGCTCGATCGGGGAGCCAACATGATCCTCATGGTTATGGGCAAGGGGAAGTGCCGGCTGGGCTGGTATGCCCAGGTGCAGGAGTTGCTCTTGCGCCGGTACGGCTACCAGTTCGAGATGCCCTCCTTTAATTCTCCCCTTCCCCTGCGCACCAACTGGGGTTCCTTCGCCCGGGTGGTCAAGCACGTGGCCGGGGGAGCCTCCTGGCCCCGGATCATAAGGGCCTTCCGCTTCGGGTGGCGCAAGGTGGTGCTCATGGACGAGGGCGAACGCCTGCTGCGCAGGTGGCGGGCCTTCGAGGAAGAAAGGGGAGCGGCGGACCGGGTCTACCAGCGCTTCCTGGTCGGTCTGGATCGGGCCTCCAGCTACCGGGAGATAAACCGGGCGTGGGACGATTTCCGGGCCGAGCTGGACGCCCTCCCCACCCTGGACACGGATCCCCTCCATGTGCGGGTGGTGGGGGAGATATACGTCCTGCTGGAGCCCCTGGTGAACAAGGATCTGGAGAAGATCGTGGGAACCCGGGTGGAGCAGAGGGTGTGGGTGCACCGGGAACTCTGCGCCTCGGACTGGTTCCGGCTGCACGTCTTCTGTGACCGTAACCTGCGGCGGAGGGAAGAGTATGTCCGTCATGCCGGGCATCCCTACCTGCGAGAACTGGTGGGGGGTCACGGCGCCGAGAGCGTGGGGGGTGCCGTCCTGGCCCCCCGCGAGGGGATGGACGGGGTCCTCCACCTGATGCCTTTCACGTGCATGCCCGAGATAGTGGCGCAGAACGTCCTGGTGCAGGCGGCCGACGAGCATGACATCCCCATCCTGACCTTCATCATGAGTGAGCAGACGGGTGAGGCGGGCATGATTACCAGGGTGGAGGCGTTCCTGGACCTCCTGGAGGAACGGCGGCGTGTGCGCCGCTCCAGCTGGGTTCCGGACCGGCGGGGTGAGGTGGTATGTCGCATTACATAG
- a CDS encoding ubiquitin-like small modifier protein 1, with amino-acid sequence MAAVQVQLFATLREVTGTSRLTVHASSVGEVLSFLVRTYGEALGRRLLTPTGDLQETIAVLVNGRNIRFLQGLDTLLEAGDTVTLIPPVAGGRPVSCAGGRRSP; translated from the coding sequence GTGGCGGCCGTACAGGTCCAGCTTTTCGCCACCCTTAGAGAGGTCACGGGCACGTCCCGCCTGACGGTGCACGCCTCCTCGGTGGGCGAGGTGCTCTCCTTCCTCGTGAGGACGTATGGAGAGGCACTGGGCCGTCGCCTGCTCACGCCGACGGGGGACTTGCAGGAAACTATCGCCGTGCTGGTGAATGGTCGCAACATACGGTTCCTGCAGGGCCTGGATACTCTCCTGGAGGCGGGGGACACGGTGACCCTGATCCCCCCCGTGGCAGGTGGCCGTCCGGTGTCCTGTGCGGGCGGGCGGCGAAGCCCGTGA
- a CDS encoding 4Fe-4S dicluster domain-containing protein, which yields MLVVHPERCTACRLCELACTFHQDGVFHPLKARLTVGIFPEDDVFVPIICEQCEVAACQEACPSGAITRNLETGALEVNTSRCVGCRMCVMACPFGTMVHVDVDGKMQKCDLCKGDPQCVAVCPWGALEYVEPNDAALARRREVARRLAGVLKGVRV from the coding sequence ATGCTGGTGGTGCACCCGGAGAGGTGCACCGCGTGCAGGTTATGCGAACTGGCCTGCACTTTCCACCAGGACGGCGTGTTTCATCCGCTGAAGGCCCGCCTGACGGTAGGCATCTTTCCGGAGGACGACGTGTTCGTGCCCATCATCTGCGAGCAGTGTGAGGTGGCGGCCTGCCAGGAAGCCTGCCCTTCGGGGGCCATCACCCGCAACCTGGAGACGGGGGCCCTGGAGGTAAACACTTCCCGCTGCGTGGGATGCCGCATGTGCGTGATGGCTTGCCCCTTCGGCACCATGGTCCACGTGGACGTGGATGGCAAGATGCAGAAGTGCGACCTGTGCAAGGGCGACCCCCAGTGTGTGGCCGTTTGCCCGTGGGGTGCACTGGAGTACGTGGAACCGAATGATGCCGCTCTGGCCCGGCGCCGGGAGGTGGCGCGGCGGCTGGCTGGGGTCTTGAAGGGGGTGAGGGTGTGA